The following proteins are encoded in a genomic region of Glycine soja cultivar W05 chromosome 17, ASM419377v2, whole genome shotgun sequence:
- the LOC114392037 gene encoding tRNA (adenine(58)-N(1))-methyltransferase non-catalytic subunit trm6-like, whose translation MCESSSSRVTWEGCSVLLDINDGDRLVFARLSPAAKLKIGNKNCSLQPLIGCPFGTVFQVDGPFLSPAQVNGNNAEEVRDGQVSVESRDKVNNDNNPEEVRDGRANVDSRDNRALVDNNTAQSLTGEDIEAMRRQGAGGNEIIEALIANSATFEKKTSFSQEKYRLKKQKKYAPKVLMRRPVARSICEAYFKKYPSKIGFLRVDTLSLLLSMGNVSSNSDILVVDMVGGLLTGAVAERLGGTGFVCNSYIGQAPYSMDIVRIFNLSDEICKRIVRSPISDLLSQKESPEQTLQPDDACNVESQSNDQISASTSMEDISHSSENGISDLGAENTEPAKEVWKAPKAGERAQKEIIDLWKENGFSSLIIAAPELDTWTLVRDILPLLADSAPFAIYHQYLQPLATCMHNLQLEKMAIGLQITEPWLREYQVLPSRTHPCMQMSSFGGYILSGTKICSTE comes from the exons ATGTGTGAAAGTAGTAGTAGCAGAGTCACATGGGAAGGTTGCAGCGTCTTGCTCGACATCAACGACGGTGACCGTCTCGTTTTCGCTCGTCTCTCCCCCGCTGC aAAATTGAAGATTGGGAATAAGAACTGCTCTCTGCAACCGTTAATTGGCTGTCCCTTCGGTACTGTTTTTCAAGTCGATGGACCTTTCCTCTCTCCCGCACAAG TTAATGGTAATAATGCTGAAGAAGTAAGAGATGGTCAAGTAAGTGTCGAGTCCAGGGACAAagttaataatgataataatccTGAAGAAGTGAGAGATGGTCGAGCAAATGTTGATTCGAGGGACAATCGTGCCTTGGTTGACAATAACACGGCACAGAGCCTGACTGGTGAGGATATAGAAGCCATGCGAAG ACAGGGTGCGGGAGGTAATGAAATAATTGAAGCTCTCATTGCCAATAGTGCAACATTCGAGAAGAAAACATCATTCTCACAG GAGAAATATAGACTTAAGAAGCAGAAGAAATATGCACCAAAAGTACTTATGAGGCGTCCTGTTGCTCGAAG TATATGTGAGGCCTATTTTAAGAAGTATCCATCTAAAATTGG ATTCTTGCGGGTGGACACATTGTCCCTTCTACTTTCCATGGGTAATGTTTCTTCAAATTCTGACATTCTTGTAGTTGATATGGTTGGTGGCCTTCTTACTGGTGCTGTGGCAGAACGTTTAGGAG GTACTGGTTTTGTATGCAACTCATATATTGGGCAGGCACCATATTCCATGGATATTGTGAGGATATTTAACTTAAGTGATGAAATCTGCAAGAG AATTGTACGGTCTCCCATTTCTGACTTGTTATCACAAAAAGAATCACCTGAACAAACTCTGCAACCTGATGATGCGTGCAATGTGGAAAGCCAGTCAAAT GATCAAATATCTGCATCGACCAGCATGGAGGATATCTCTCATTCATCGGAAAATGGAATTTCTGATCTTGGGGCTGAGAATACTGAACCTGCTAAAGAAGTTTGGAAAGCTCCAAAGGCCGGAGAAAGGGCGCAAAAAGAAATCATTGACTTGTGGAAGGAAAATGGTTTTTCTAG TCTAATTATTGCTGCACCAGAGTTGGATACTTGGACATTGGTTAGAGATATCTTGCCCCTTTTAGCAGACTCTGCTCCATTTGCTATTTATCACCAATATCTTCAG CCTCTTGCAACTTGCATGCACAATTTACAGCTTGAGAAAATGGCTATTGGATTGCAAATAACAGAGCCTTGGCTGCGTGAATACCAG gTACTTCCATCTAGAACTCACCCATGCATGCAAATGAGCTCATTTGGGGGCTACATTCTCAGTGGGACTAAGATATGCAGCACAGAATGA